From the genome of Paracholeplasma manati:
TTCACTTTCAACTGGTTGACGAATTTCACATTTCCAATATAGATTTGTTTGCCATCTATGCTGCCTTCAACCCCAAAGCCAGGGTGATTTAAGAAGTGTTCAACCGCCTTTAACTTGTAATTTTTCGATTTCGCCATCGAAACGATGGCTTCTCCTAGCGGATGTTCGCTATTGACTTCTAAGCTCGCTGAAAGTTGTAATAATTGTTCTTCACTATAGGTACTTGTCGCAATGATTTTTTTAACTTGTGGTACCCCTTGGGTAATCGTTCCAGTCTTATCTAAAACAACCACATCGATTTCATGGGCTTTTTCCAACGCTTCACCACTTTTGATAAGAATCCCATGGCTTGCACCTTTACCTGTACCTACCATGATGGCGGTTGGGGTTGCTAGACCAAGTGCACATGGGCAGGCAATGACCAATACTGCAATCATATTGAGAAAACTGAAATCAAATGACTTACCCATAATTAACCAAAACACAAATGTCAATGCAGCTAAAATCATCACAATCGGTACAAATATACCAGATATTTTATCTGCTAGTTTCGCAATCGGTGCTTTAGAAGACTGTGCATCTTCTACCAGTTTAATGATTTGAGCTAAAGTGGAGTCTTTGCCTACCTTGGTTGCTTTAATCGTTAATGCCCCGTTTTTATTGATGGATGCGCCAATGACGGCGTCACCAGGTTTCTTTTCAACAGGTATCGATTCACCTGTAATCATCGATTCATCGATGCTGGTTAGCCCCGAAACAATGATGCCATCGACTGGCACACGTTCGCCTGGTTTAACCAAAATCACATCGTCTTTGATGACATCTTCAACTGGTATGACATGTTCCTCATTTTGAATCAGAACCGTCGCAGTTTTAGGTGATAAATCCACCAATTTTTTGATTGCTTCTGACGTTTTTCCTTTAGAAATGGTTTCAAAATATTTTCCTAAGATGATGAGTGTAATGATGACAGCGGCCGTTTCAAAATAAAGCGGTGTGGTATGAACCCGTTCAGTGAGAATCAAAAACGTGCCATAAATACCTTGGATAAATGCCGCACCAGTCCCCAAAGCAACCAACGTGTCCATATTCGGATTTTTATGTAATAATGTTTTGAATCCAATGAAATAGAATTGATAACCAATGATGATGACAGGTAAGGTTAACAAAAATTGGGTGATGGCGAAATTTTTAGATGCCATATGAGGATCAAGCCAACCAGGTAGTGGCAATCCTACCATGTGTCCCATGGCGATGTATAATAATGGCAAGGTAAATAGCACTGAGAAAATAAACTTTAACAACATCACTTTACTTGCGCGGTCTTTACTCTTTTGATGTTCATCCATGGTTTTTTCAGTTTTTAATTGATAACCTGCAATCATGATTTTACGTTTTAATTGATCGACATCGAACGCGT
Proteins encoded in this window:
- a CDS encoding heavy metal translocating P-type ATPase, coding for MDKKTFLIEGMTCAACVRSVEKATTKVDGVGKVTVNLITNKMEVEFDPEKANIDTIEDSVKKAGYKAVLMTETKQFSVEGMTCAACVNAVEKTAKKTPGVIAAEVNLTTEKLKISVDPNAFDVDQLKRKIMIAGYQLKTEKTMDEHQKSKDRASKVMLLKFIFSVLFTLPLLYIAMGHMVGLPLPGWLDPHMASKNFAITQFLLTLPVIIIGYQFYFIGFKTLLHKNPNMDTLVALGTGAAFIQGIYGTFLILTERVHTTPLYFETAAVIITLIILGKYFETISKGKTSEAIKKLVDLSPKTATVLIQNEEHVIPVEDVIKDDVILVKPGERVPVDGIIVSGLTSIDESMITGESIPVEKKPGDAVIGASINKNGALTIKATKVGKDSTLAQIIKLVEDAQSSKAPIAKLADKISGIFVPIVMILAALTFVFWLIMGKSFDFSFLNMIAVLVIACPCALGLATPTAIMVGTGKGASHGILIKSGEALEKAHEIDVVVLDKTGTITQGVPQVKKIIATSTYSEEQLLQLSASLEVNSEHPLGEAIVSMAKSKNYKLKAVEHFLNHPGFGVEGSIDGKQIYIGNVKFVNQLKVKIGQLQKLANELSEAGNTLIYVVIDQTVAGLIAIADAIKPTSKEAIELLRNKGIQVYMMTGDHQITAKAIAQEVGITQVIAEVLPEDKSKEVGKLKDQGFKVAMVGDGINDAPALALADVGIAIGNGTDVAIESADIVLMRNDLRDVSTAIELSKKTIINIKENLFWAFFYNTLGIPVAMGVLYLFGGPLLDPMLAGAAMSFSSVSVVMNALRLKRFKPQRKEVKS